Proteins from a single region of Balaenoptera acutorostrata chromosome 16, mBalAcu1.1, whole genome shotgun sequence:
- the KCNMA1 gene encoding calcium-activated potassium channel subunit alpha-1 isoform X13: protein MANGGGSGGSSGGGGGGGGSALRMSSNIHANHLSLDASSSSSSSSSSSSSSSSSSSVHEPKMDALIIPVTMEVPCDSRGQRMWWAFLASSMVTFFGGLFIILLWRTLKYLWTVCCHCGGKTKIPTPTASSSASVFSPPCHRLQVPGSALGSVELEREVRPRARRGRGFHASLVPDAFEVAGCRLKLFLAQRRPPAPRLTTPYVWLLG, encoded by the exons ATGGCAAATGgtggcggcagcggcggcagcagcggcggcggcggtggcggcggagGCAGCGCTCTTAGAATGAGTAGCAATATCCACGCGAACCATCTCAGCCTAGACgcgtcctcctcctcttcctcctcctcttcttcctcctcctcctcttcctcctcgtcCTCGGTCCACGAGCCCAAGATGGATGCGCTCATCATCCCGGTGACCATGGAGGTGCCGTGCGACAGCCGGGGCCAGCGCATGTGGTGGGCTTTCCTGGCCTCCTCCATGGTGACTTTCTTCGGGGGCCTCTTCATCATCTTGCTCTGGCGGACGCTCAAGTACCTGTGGACCGTTTGCTGCCACTGCGGGGGCAAGACGAAG ATTCCCACCCCCACCGCAAGTTCTTCGGCATCTGTATTCTCGCCCCCCTGCCACCGCCTTCAGGTCCCCGGAAGTGCCCTCGGCAGCGTGGAGCTAGAGCGGGAGGTCCGCCCGAGAGCCCGCCGAGGCCGAGGTTTTCACGCGAGCCTCGTCCCCGACGCTTTTGAGGTGGCTGGATGTCGGCTTAAGCTATTCCTGGCGCAGAGACGCCCACCAGCACCGAGGCTCACTACACCTTATGTTTGGTTGCTAGGCTGA